The following are from one region of the Phycisphaeraceae bacterium genome:
- a CDS encoding FAD-binding protein, with protein sequence MAQLTVLPSTPPTTGTPREAGAFDRERAARDLANAIEGEVRFGLHDRMLYATDASLYQVEPLGALIPANAQDAARAIAFCASRGMPVLPRGGGTSLAGQCTNRAVVMDLSPNLRTLSAIDDQSRTCEAEPGITIEELNQRLLKEGHQLFFAPDPATVRQATVGGCIGNNAAGARSVLFGRTSENLDALTVALASGEVVRLEAGAAATDARVRDLTERVVEVVSRHAELIRERFPKTVRRNAGYQLDLILQQLDAGKRVDEINLAPLLCGSEGTLAVTLSAKLKLRPIPRAKGLAVLSFPSVDDAIAAVLPILETRPSAVELLDDLVIDLALNNQECRRYVELLPHKGEQVPRAVLYVEYFAESDANEINERFEELMRAMEGRDYGVSTYHDAKAMLSAWRLRQSGEPLLHGLPGERKPITFVEDNAIPPENLAEFVRRLRAIVEKHGTKAAFYAHASVGVLHVRPLLSTKDPEDLVRLRAIAVEAADLARELGGVMSGEHGDGRVRSPLLERLYGPEMMRAFREIKAIFDPQNILNPGNIVEPGPIESITAHLRVSPLDHDGDGAPSVRVSKQVETYFEYGDQEDFAHAVEMCNGAGVCRKRSGGVMCPSYMATQDERHATRGRGNALRLAITGQLGRDGQRPDAHEPDWDDAETLKTLDWCLSCKACKSECPSNVDIARLKAEYHAQRNKAKGRAPWRYRVLSRVRDLNTLASFAPRLNTAMSRFGPARGVMNRLFGFDPRRSLPPFTPDLFRWFSRRGGSSVHSKHKVVLFGDCFSVYNESPIGRAAVGLLETLGYEVVLPRTGCCARPMISLGLLPDAIAKADATLAQLRPFIEDDSVAAILVLEPSCLSAINDDWQQLKLKSPKALRRALSQKTMLVEDFVEKRWDTHPRTPTIDEAVVPKGRVVLHGHCHQKAIVGVESSAALLRRIAGVKLEVLDATCCGMAGMFGYTKDRFDLSMKVGELGVLPAARTIGPDDVMVAPGTSCRHQIHDGAGVGAMHPVEFAARALGARPD encoded by the coding sequence ATGGCCCAGCTGACCGTCCTCCCATCCACACCGCCGACCACGGGAACGCCGCGCGAGGCGGGCGCGTTCGACCGAGAGCGTGCGGCGCGCGACCTCGCCAACGCGATCGAGGGCGAGGTCCGCTTCGGGCTGCACGACCGGATGCTCTACGCGACCGACGCGTCGCTGTACCAGGTCGAGCCGCTTGGCGCGCTCATCCCGGCGAACGCGCAGGACGCGGCCCGCGCGATCGCGTTCTGCGCGTCGAGGGGCATGCCCGTCCTGCCGCGAGGCGGGGGGACCTCCCTCGCCGGGCAGTGCACGAACCGCGCCGTGGTGATGGACCTCTCGCCCAATCTTCGCACGCTCAGCGCCATCGACGACCAGTCGCGCACCTGCGAGGCCGAGCCCGGCATCACCATCGAGGAACTGAATCAGCGTCTGCTCAAGGAGGGCCACCAGCTCTTCTTCGCGCCCGACCCGGCGACGGTGCGCCAGGCGACGGTGGGGGGGTGCATCGGCAACAACGCCGCCGGCGCGCGCTCCGTGCTCTTCGGGAGAACGAGCGAGAACCTCGACGCGCTGACCGTCGCGCTCGCCAGCGGCGAGGTGGTCCGCCTCGAAGCCGGCGCCGCCGCTACAGACGCGCGGGTGCGCGACCTCACCGAGCGCGTCGTCGAGGTCGTCTCGCGCCACGCCGAACTCATCCGCGAGCGTTTCCCGAAAACCGTCCGGCGCAACGCCGGGTACCAGCTCGACCTGATCCTGCAGCAGCTCGACGCCGGGAAGCGAGTCGACGAGATCAACCTGGCGCCGCTGCTCTGCGGCAGCGAGGGCACGCTCGCCGTCACGCTGTCGGCGAAGCTGAAACTCAGGCCGATCCCGCGCGCGAAGGGGCTGGCGGTGCTCTCGTTCCCGTCGGTGGACGACGCGATCGCCGCGGTGCTCCCGATCCTCGAGACGCGCCCCAGCGCCGTCGAACTGCTCGACGACCTCGTGATCGATCTGGCGCTGAACAACCAGGAGTGTCGTCGCTATGTCGAACTCCTGCCCCACAAGGGCGAGCAGGTCCCCAGGGCGGTGCTCTATGTCGAGTATTTCGCGGAGAGCGACGCCAACGAGATCAACGAGCGCTTCGAGGAACTGATGCGCGCGATGGAAGGCCGCGACTACGGCGTCTCCACCTACCACGACGCCAAGGCGATGCTCAGCGCCTGGCGCCTGCGCCAGAGCGGCGAGCCCTTGCTCCACGGGCTGCCCGGCGAGCGCAAGCCCATCACCTTCGTCGAGGACAACGCGATACCCCCGGAGAACCTCGCCGAGTTCGTGCGCCGCCTGCGCGCGATCGTCGAGAAGCACGGCACCAAGGCGGCGTTCTACGCCCACGCGTCCGTCGGCGTGCTGCATGTCCGCCCGCTGCTGTCGACCAAGGACCCGGAGGATCTGGTGCGCCTGCGCGCCATCGCCGTCGAGGCCGCGGACCTGGCGCGCGAGCTCGGGGGCGTGATGAGCGGCGAGCACGGCGACGGGCGCGTCCGCTCGCCCCTGCTGGAGCGCCTCTACGGCCCCGAGATGATGCGCGCCTTCCGAGAGATCAAGGCGATCTTCGACCCGCAGAACATCCTCAACCCCGGCAACATCGTCGAGCCCGGGCCGATCGAGAGCATCACTGCCCACCTGCGCGTGTCGCCCCTGGATCACGACGGCGACGGCGCCCCGTCGGTCCGCGTGTCGAAGCAGGTCGAAACCTACTTCGAGTACGGCGATCAGGAAGATTTCGCCCACGCGGTGGAGATGTGCAACGGAGCGGGCGTTTGCCGCAAGCGGAGCGGGGGGGTGATGTGCCCCTCCTACATGGCCACGCAGGACGAGCGCCACGCGACGCGCGGGCGCGGCAACGCGCTGCGCCTCGCCATCACGGGCCAGCTCGGGCGCGACGGGCAGCGCCCAGATGCGCACGAGCCCGATTGGGACGACGCCGAGACGCTCAAGACGCTCGACTGGTGCCTGTCGTGCAAGGCGTGCAAGAGCGAATGCCCGAGCAACGTCGACATCGCGAGACTCAAGGCCGAGTACCACGCGCAGCGGAACAAGGCGAAGGGTCGCGCGCCCTGGCGGTACAGGGTGCTGTCGCGTGTGCGCGACCTCAACACGCTCGCGTCGTTCGCGCCGAGATTGAACACCGCGATGTCGCGGTTCGGGCCCGCCCGGGGCGTGATGAACAGGCTCTTCGGCTTCGATCCGCGACGCTCGCTGCCCCCGTTCACCCCCGACCTTTTCCGCTGGTTCTCCAGGCGCGGCGGGTCGTCGGTGCACTCGAAGCACAAAGTCGTGCTCTTCGGCGACTGCTTCAGCGTTTACAACGAGTCGCCCATCGGGCGGGCGGCGGTCGGGCTGCTCGAAACACTCGGGTACGAAGTCGTGCTGCCACGCACCGGCTGCTGCGCCCGGCCCATGATCTCGCTCGGCTTGCTGCCCGACGCGATCGCGAAAGCCGACGCGACGCTCGCGCAGCTGCGTCCCTTCATCGAAGACGACTCCGTCGCGGCGATCCTCGTGCTCGAGCCCTCGTGCCTGAGCGCGATCAACGATGACTGGCAGCAGCTCAAGCTGAAGTCGCCCAAAGCCCTCCGACGCGCGCTCTCGCAGAAGACGATGCTCGTCGAGGACTTCGTCGAGAAGCGATGGGACACACACCCGCGCACGCCCACCATCGACGAAGCCGTCGTGCCGAAGGGGCGCGTCGTGCTACACGGGCATTGCCACCAGAAGGCGATCGTGGGCGTCGAGAGCAGCGCCGCGCTGCTGCGCCGCATCGCCGGTGTGAAGCTGGAGGTGCTCGACGCGACCTGCTGCGGCATGGCGGGCATGTTCGGCTACACGAAGGACCGCTTCGACCTGTCGATGAAGGTGGGCGAGCTGGGCGTGCTCCCGGCGGCCAGGACGATCGGCCCGGACGATGTCATGGTGGCCCCGGGGACCTCCTGCCGTCACCAGATCCACGACGGCGCGGGCGTGGGGGCGATGCACCCGGTCGAGTTCGCGGCCCGGGCGCTGGGCGCGCGTCCGGACTGA